The following coding sequences lie in one Carcharodon carcharias isolate sCarCar2 chromosome 5, sCarCar2.pri, whole genome shotgun sequence genomic window:
- the LOC121278042 gene encoding histone H3.3A: protein MARTKQTARKSTGGKAPRKQLATKAARKSAPSTGGVKKPHRYRPGTVALREIRRYQKSTELLIRKLPFQRLVREIAQDFKTDLRFQSAAIGALQEASEAYLVGLFEDTNLCAIHAKRVTIMPKDIQLARRIRGERA, encoded by the exons ATGGCTCGTACCAAGCAAACTGCCCGTAAATCCACCGGTGGCAAAGCACCAAGGAAGCAGCTGGCAACTAAAGCTGCCCGTAAGAGCGCACCGTCCACCGGCGGTGTGAAGAAGCCTCATCGTTACCG CCCAGGTACCGTGGCCCTCCGTGAAATCAGACGCTACCAGAAATCCACTGAGCTTCTGATCCGCAAGCTTCCCTTCCAGCGCCTCGTCCGTGAaattgctcaggacttcaagacaGACCTGCGCTTCCAAAGTGCTGCCATTGGCGCCTTGCAG GAAGCAAGTGAAGCCTACCTGGTGGGACTGTTCGAAGACACCAATCTGTGCGCTATCCATGCCAAGCGTGTGACGATCATGCCAAAAGACATACAGCTAGCTCGTCGCATCCGTGGGGAGCGTGCTTAA